One Halalkalicoccus sp. NIPERK01 genomic region harbors:
- a CDS encoding ferredoxin--nitrite reductase: protein MNTVEQWKQEKHPLDVVEDVHEYAAEGLSFDEIEERAGEGVWERMKWTGMYTHGRQRGYLMMRTKVPGGYLTPDQAETIGEVARDFATAPEEYGGSEQNELWGDAFLDITTRQDVQTHWIEIEDVPEIWERYDDVGLTTIQGCGDGARNVLGCPAAGLDDHGCFDAQPVVDAVSDFFTGNREYANLPRKFKMTITGCKHDCAQSQINDVGLVPAEKELEGEPHYGFHARVGGGLSDGPRMASELDVFVPPEDAVEFCRAIAQTFKELGDRHNRGVCRMRYLVEQLGPETFEEAIRDRCSVDLPTRGEGLTEGYRGDHVGVHDQREEGLNYVGFNVIAGRMGGEEFAEAARAAREYGTEESSIRLATDQNFLITHVPEGRVEDLLAEPFAADYQPDPGPFSRGAVGCTGSEFCNYGIIETKDRVKRWARELDERIETPEGLEVVRMHMSGCSASCAQPQIADIGFRGETVKVETEGNAEDDIVEGMDFGLGGSLGTDNAFLDWVETAVPADSVIPALEQLFGTYAEERQEDERFYEWTRRVDNARLRTVMRGADAPVSKGVAADD from the coding sequence GTGAACACAGTCGAGCAGTGGAAACAGGAGAAACACCCGCTCGACGTCGTCGAGGACGTCCACGAGTACGCCGCCGAGGGCCTGTCGTTCGACGAGATCGAGGAGCGCGCGGGCGAGGGCGTCTGGGAACGCATGAAGTGGACGGGGATGTACACCCACGGCCGCCAGCGGGGCTACCTGATGATGCGCACGAAGGTCCCCGGCGGGTATCTCACGCCCGACCAGGCAGAAACGATCGGCGAGGTCGCGCGCGACTTCGCCACCGCCCCCGAGGAGTACGGTGGCAGCGAGCAGAACGAACTGTGGGGCGACGCCTTCCTCGACATCACGACCCGCCAGGACGTCCAGACCCACTGGATCGAGATCGAGGACGTCCCCGAGATCTGGGAGCGCTACGACGACGTGGGGCTGACGACGATCCAGGGCTGTGGCGACGGCGCGCGAAACGTCCTCGGATGCCCGGCCGCCGGCCTCGACGACCACGGGTGTTTCGACGCCCAGCCCGTCGTCGACGCGGTCTCGGACTTTTTCACCGGCAACCGCGAGTACGCGAACTTACCCAGAAAGTTCAAGATGACGATCACGGGCTGCAAGCACGACTGCGCCCAGTCGCAGATCAACGACGTGGGACTGGTGCCCGCGGAAAAAGAGCTAGAGGGAGAGCCCCACTACGGCTTTCACGCCCGCGTCGGCGGTGGCCTCTCGGACGGCCCGCGGATGGCCTCCGAACTCGACGTCTTCGTCCCCCCGGAGGACGCAGTCGAGTTCTGCCGGGCGATCGCACAGACGTTCAAGGAGTTGGGCGACCGCCACAACCGCGGCGTCTGCCGGATGCGGTATCTCGTCGAGCAACTGGGCCCCGAAACGTTCGAGGAGGCCATCCGCGACCGGTGTTCGGTCGACCTCCCGACGCGCGGCGAGGGCCTCACCGAGGGCTACCGGGGCGACCACGTCGGCGTCCACGACCAGCGCGAGGAGGGGCTGAACTACGTCGGCTTCAACGTGATCGCGGGCCGGATGGGCGGCGAGGAGTTCGCCGAGGCCGCCCGCGCCGCCCGCGAGTACGGCACCGAGGAGAGTTCTATCCGGCTCGCGACCGACCAGAACTTCCTGATCACGCACGTTCCGGAAGGGCGCGTCGAGGACCTCCTCGCGGAGCCCTTCGCCGCCGACTACCAGCCCGACCCCGGTCCCTTCTCGCGGGGGGCGGTCGGCTGCACCGGCAGCGAGTTCTGCAACTACGGGATCATCGAGACGAAGGATCGAGTGAAGCGGTGGGCGCGCGAACTCGACGAGCGCATCGAGACGCCCGAGGGCCTCGAAGTGGTCCGGATGCACATGAGCGGCTGTTCGGCCTCGTGTGCCCAGCCCCAGATCGCCGACATCGGCTTCCGGGGCGAGACTGTGAAGGTCGAGACCGAGGGCAACGCCGAGGACGATATCGTCGAGGGGATGGACTTCGGCCTCGGCGGGAGCCTCGGGACCGACAACGCGTTTCTCGACTGGGTCGAGACGGCGGTCCCCGCCGATTCGGTCATTCCGGCGCTCGAACAGCTCTTCGGGACCTACGCCGAGGAGCGCCAGGAGGACGAACGCTTCTACGAGTGGACCCGGCGGGTCGACAACGCCCGCCTGCGGACGGTGATGCGGGGGGCCGACGCGCCCGTCTCGAAGGGGGTCGCCGCCGATGACTGA
- a CDS encoding Coenzyme F420 hydrogenase/dehydrogenase, beta subunit C-terminal domain: MTDRERDPTGSLPHVPDSGADGTGVPPTSGARDPSGVDPDAKPIRYRRADGSEDETTTDAGSEDCGCGSCGCDTAPEGSNVAADGSGGAVNVEPDGSLGDLRFTTPSEGTSQNLESDPAERVNVPEGVDLDTPSYEIRSEMNDIETPDEKTWFMELDTAVIDEGRCIQCGTCVAACPSDSIGIGEDDLPELVKMCTGCSLCWDFCPRGGLRYERQWKITGGEDNVKGAGDPITEFSARVGESWQRNAQDGGVVTSVLSHLLEAGEIDGALIATESEEEPWKAESFLATTHEELVANAGSFYNQTMALGNLDLDRWEHKLPDKPAEDISLAVVGTPCEIEGIRALQDFEWEYGGQEEGVRAIDYTIALMCTKNFNYHRLIGEQLEEKRGISTDEIGKMDVLHGDMIVYDHEGEEVLREDVTEFHDATLKGCNECADFTGYCADLTVGSVGSSDEYSSVIVRTERGMDAWELTEPDLDYHDLEDRSAIGKLQGWDKKNAFESLERPFDPDAPRFIEYTEHAENYGVELNPHESGH; this comes from the coding sequence ATGACTGATCGCGAACGCGACCCGACCGGTTCGCTCCCCCACGTCCCCGATTCCGGGGCGGACGGAACGGGCGTCCCGCCGACGAGCGGGGCGCGCGATCCCAGCGGTGTGGACCCCGACGCGAAGCCGATTCGCTACCGGCGGGCCGACGGGAGCGAGGACGAGACGACTACGGACGCGGGGAGCGAGGACTGCGGATGCGGGAGCTGTGGCTGTGATACCGCACCGGAGGGATCGAACGTCGCCGCCGACGGCAGCGGCGGCGCGGTCAACGTCGAACCCGATGGAAGCCTCGGCGACCTGCGGTTCACGACGCCGAGCGAGGGGACGAGCCAGAATCTAGAGAGCGATCCGGCCGAGCGCGTGAACGTCCCGGAGGGCGTCGACCTCGACACCCCGTCCTACGAGATCCGCTCGGAGATGAACGACATCGAGACGCCCGACGAGAAGACGTGGTTCATGGAACTCGATACCGCCGTCATCGACGAGGGTCGATGTATCCAGTGTGGGACCTGCGTCGCCGCGTGTCCCTCCGATTCGATCGGGATCGGCGAGGACGATCTGCCCGAGTTGGTGAAGATGTGTACCGGCTGTTCGCTGTGCTGGGACTTCTGTCCCCGCGGAGGGCTCCGATACGAGCGCCAGTGGAAGATCACCGGCGGCGAGGACAACGTCAAGGGCGCGGGCGACCCGATCACCGAGTTCTCCGCGAGGGTCGGCGAGTCCTGGCAGCGAAACGCACAGGACGGTGGCGTCGTCACGAGCGTGCTCTCGCATCTCTTGGAGGCCGGCGAGATCGACGGCGCGCTGATCGCGACCGAGTCGGAGGAGGAGCCCTGGAAGGCCGAGAGCTTCCTCGCGACCACCCACGAGGAACTGGTCGCGAACGCGGGCAGTTTCTACAACCAGACGATGGCGCTCGGCAACCTCGATCTGGATCGGTGGGAGCACAAACTCCCCGACAAGCCCGCAGAAGATATCAGCCTCGCCGTGGTGGGGACGCCCTGCGAGATCGAGGGGATCCGCGCCTTACAGGACTTCGAATGGGAGTACGGAGGTCAGGAGGAGGGGGTCCGCGCGATCGACTACACGATCGCGCTCATGTGTACGAAGAACTTCAACTACCACCGGCTCATCGGCGAGCAGTTGGAGGAAAAGCGTGGGATCAGCACGGATGAAATCGGGAAGATGGACGTGCTCCACGGCGACATGATCGTCTACGACCACGAGGGCGAGGAGGTCCTGCGCGAGGACGTCACGGAGTTCCACGACGCCACCCTCAAGGGCTGCAACGAGTGTGCGGACTTCACGGGCTACTGTGCCGATCTCACCGTCGGCTCCGTGGGATCGAGCGACGAGTACTCGAGCGTGATCGTCCGCACCGAGCGCGGGATGGACGCCTGGGAACTCACGGAACCGGACCTCGATTACCACGACCTGGAGGACCGCTCGGCGATCGGCAAACTGCAGGGCTGGGACAAGAAGAACGCCTTCGAGTCGCTCGAACGGCCGTTCGATCCCGACGCGCCGCGGTTCATCGAGTACACCGAGCACGCCGAGAACTACGGCGTCGAACTGAATCCCCACGAGAGCGGCCACTGA
- a CDS encoding SHOCT domain-containing protein codes for MSLESRIEAGGRRALRSPLWVGLLITAFLVVPTFLVPGIPLWIALVSLVTLAPLVLLGTYAVYHLYWWVTGSNGEAGDAGVVEPDGESPLERLRYRYATGEIDEATFERTLERLLETEPRKGRTAAYNDPDLLRE; via the coding sequence ATGTCACTCGAATCGCGCATCGAGGCGGGCGGTCGACGCGCCCTGCGTTCGCCGCTGTGGGTCGGTCTGCTGATCACCGCCTTCCTCGTCGTCCCGACGTTCCTCGTCCCCGGGATACCGCTGTGGATCGCGCTCGTCTCGCTGGTCACCCTCGCACCGCTGGTCCTGCTCGGGACCTACGCGGTGTACCACCTCTACTGGTGGGTGACCGGGTCGAACGGCGAGGCCGGAGACGCCGGGGTCGTCGAACCGGACGGGGAGTCGCCGCTCGAACGACTCCGCTATCGGTACGCGACGGGCGAGATCGACGAGGCGACCTTCGAGCGGACGCTCGAACGCCTCCTCGAAACCGAGCCCCGAAAGGGGCGCACCGCCGCCTACAACGATCCCGACCTCCTGAGGGAGTGA
- a CDS encoding metal-sulfur cluster assembly factor: MSQHRPRRIDREAVRERLDRVTDPELDRSIVDLDYVEEIEIDGERVEVSLTLPTAWCSPAFAWMMVADARDALFAHPAIAEATVRLRDHMHADEINEGVNSDEPFESAFGDADGDIEEVRRTLDGKARLARQYRAVSTLLDGGLTSEQIVGLTRGDVAIGGDLATVRIDDTLSVCVEADPIRRYLEKATETGVVDAPDDGLFRTPEGGAIPLAEFETVHRRGRLARTNMSSQGHVCERLGDARIGGPTRVTTD; encoded by the coding sequence ATGAGCCAACATCGACCCCGGCGGATCGACCGGGAGGCCGTTCGCGAGCGGTTGGACCGCGTCACCGATCCCGAACTCGACCGCTCGATCGTCGACCTCGACTACGTCGAGGAGATCGAGATCGACGGCGAGCGCGTCGAGGTGTCGCTCACCCTTCCGACGGCGTGGTGTTCCCCGGCGTTCGCGTGGATGATGGTCGCCGACGCCCGCGACGCGCTCTTCGCCCACCCGGCGATCGCGGAGGCGACGGTCCGCCTCCGGGACCACATGCACGCGGACGAGATCAACGAGGGCGTGAACTCCGACGAACCGTTCGAGAGCGCCTTCGGGGACGCGGACGGCGACATCGAGGAGGTCCGACGGACCCTCGACGGGAAGGCCCGACTGGCCCGCCAGTACCGGGCGGTCTCGACCCTGCTCGACGGCGGGCTGACGTCGGAGCAGATCGTCGGACTCACCCGTGGCGACGTCGCCATCGGGGGCGATCTGGCGACCGTACGCATCGACGACACGCTGTCGGTCTGCGTCGAGGCCGATCCGATCCGGCGCTACCTCGAGAAGGCGACCGAGACGGGGGTGGTGGACGCCCCGGACGACGGGCTGTTTCGCACGCCCGAGGGCGGGGCGATTCCCCTCGCCGAGTTCGAGACGGTCCACCGCCGTGGCCGGCTGGCCCGGACCAACATGAGCAGCCAGGGCCACGTCTGCGAGCGCCTCGGCGATGCCCGCATCGGCGGTCCGACCAGGGTCACGACCGACTGA
- a CDS encoding amidohydrolase family protein produces MYQYEGEDVFVIDGHVHWWDASKENIKHEGGEQFIRCFYDYHTGFTPEERQWSLEEYRKYDKERMVRDVFGDGHADMGIFQPTYLNEFYKEGFNTIDRCAELAEEHPSRFIVNGRFDPREGEAGLRELERQKEEYDVDGVKVYTAEWRGDSKGWRLDSDEAFEYLEKCVELGIRNVHPHKGPTIRPLNRDAFDVADVDDAATSFPELNFVVEHVGLPRLDDFCWIAAQEPNVYGGLAVAAPLAKSRPRKFGEIMGELLYWLGEDRILFGSDYALWEPEWLIEAVMEAEMTPEQRDEYGVELDLEVKKKIMGENAARLYDIDIERQKEILRDDGVSEQFGLADQYGEGAAADD; encoded by the coding sequence ATGTACCAGTACGAGGGCGAGGACGTGTTCGTGATCGACGGGCACGTCCACTGGTGGGACGCGAGCAAGGAGAACATCAAACACGAGGGTGGCGAGCAGTTCATCCGGTGTTTCTACGACTACCACACGGGGTTCACGCCCGAGGAGCGCCAGTGGAGCTTAGAGGAGTACCGCAAGTACGACAAAGAGCGGATGGTCCGGGACGTGTTCGGCGACGGCCACGCTGACATGGGGATCTTCCAGCCGACGTACCTCAACGAGTTCTACAAGGAGGGGTTCAACACGATCGACCGGTGTGCGGAACTCGCCGAGGAGCACCCCTCCCGGTTCATCGTCAACGGCCGGTTCGACCCGCGCGAGGGCGAGGCCGGGCTTCGGGAGCTCGAACGACAGAAGGAGGAGTACGACGTCGACGGCGTGAAGGTCTACACCGCCGAGTGGCGCGGCGACTCGAAGGGGTGGCGACTCGACTCCGACGAGGCGTTCGAGTACCTCGAGAAGTGCGTCGAACTCGGGATCAGGAACGTCCACCCGCACAAGGGGCCGACGATCAGGCCGCTGAACCGCGACGCCTTCGACGTGGCGGACGTCGACGACGCGGCCACCTCCTTCCCGGAACTCAACTTCGTCGTCGAGCACGTCGGCCTCCCCCGCCTCGACGACTTCTGCTGGATCGCCGCCCAGGAGCCGAACGTCTACGGCGGGCTGGCGGTCGCCGCTCCCCTCGCCAAAAGCAGGCCGCGGAAGTTCGGAGAGATCATGGGCGAACTGCTCTACTGGCTCGGCGAGGACCGGATCCTCTTCGGCAGCGACTACGCGCTCTGGGAGCCAGAGTGGCTGATCGAGGCGGTCATGGAGGCCGAGATGACGCCCGAACAGCGCGACGAGTACGGCGTCGAACTCGATCTCGAGGTCAAGAAGAAGATCATGGGCGAGAACGCCGCCCGCCTCTACGACATCGACATCGAGCGCCAGAAGGAGATCCTCCGCGACGACGGGGTCAGCGAGCAGTTCGGGCTGGCCGACCAGTACGGCGAGGGCGCGGCCGCGGACGACTGA
- a CDS encoding NAD(P)-dependent alcohol dehydrogenase, with the protein MDAARLHEYTEEMGEALSIDEVDRPSPSRSDHVVIEVEGAGWCQTDNHIIEGMWTDYVEQDLPMTLGHENAGEVVEIGDEVSTVEVGDKVICHPLMTCGQCRACRLGEDMHCENGQFPGLNTDGGFAEYLLTSERSTIKLDSVDPVEIAPHADAGITAYHAARKAVPHLHPGSHAVVIGIGGLGHIGLQALEAMSATTTIAVDIKDEALSLADRLGADHTVNSSEEDVAEAVEAITDGAGAEQVLDFVGADETTALAPEVVAPGGDHHIIGYGGHIHEPSQALVNGEFSFVGNIVGKYTELQELVALVEGGEMHLETSQYPLEEINDVAEALEHNEIEGRAVIVP; encoded by the coding sequence ATGGACGCCGCGAGACTCCACGAGTACACCGAGGAGATGGGCGAGGCGCTCTCGATCGACGAGGTGGATCGGCCCTCCCCGTCGAGGTCGGATCACGTCGTCATCGAGGTCGAGGGGGCGGGATGGTGTCAGACGGACAACCACATCATCGAGGGGATGTGGACCGACTACGTCGAACAGGACCTCCCGATGACGCTGGGCCACGAGAACGCCGGGGAGGTGGTAGAGATCGGCGACGAGGTCTCGACCGTGGAGGTCGGCGACAAGGTGATCTGTCACCCGCTGATGACCTGCGGGCAGTGTCGCGCCTGTCGGCTCGGCGAGGACATGCACTGCGAGAACGGACAGTTCCCGGGGTTGAACACGGACGGCGGGTTCGCCGAGTACCTGCTGACCTCCGAGCGCTCGACCATCAAACTCGATTCGGTGGACCCGGTCGAGATCGCCCCCCACGCCGACGCCGGCATCACCGCCTACCACGCCGCGCGGAAGGCGGTGCCCCACCTCCATCCGGGGAGCCACGCGGTCGTGATCGGGATCGGCGGACTCGGCCACATCGGGCTGCAGGCGCTCGAGGCGATGAGCGCCACGACCACCATCGCCGTCGACATCAAGGACGAGGCGCTCTCGCTCGCCGATCGTCTGGGCGCGGACCACACGGTCAACTCCAGCGAGGAGGACGTCGCGGAGGCGGTCGAGGCGATCACCGACGGCGCGGGCGCCGAACAGGTGCTCGACTTCGTCGGGGCCGACGAGACGACCGCGCTCGCACCCGAGGTCGTCGCGCCGGGCGGCGACCACCACATCATCGGCTACGGCGGGCACATCCACGAGCCCTCGCAGGCGCTGGTCAACGGCGAGTTCTCGTTCGTCGGCAACATCGTCGGGAAGTACACCGAGCTTCAGGAACTCGTCGCGCTGGTCGAGGGTGGCGAGATGCACCTCGAGACGTCCCAGTATCCCCTGGAGGAGATCAACGACGTGGCCGAGGCGCTCGAACACAACGAGATCGAGGGCCGGGCCGTGATCGTCCCCTAA